The proteins below are encoded in one region of Nitrospira sp.:
- a CDS encoding hydrolase glyoxylase, with amino-acid sequence MRAQKWCFWLVLVGCLLVQNQEGVAQRPQADDDIAKLNDSVYLFRHKFHQSIFIVTPEGVIVTDPISSDAAAWLNAKIKTLTDQPVRYVIYSHHHNDHITGGRVFADTALFVSHAAARPKILDAADPQVPTPDVTFTDRMTIDLGRKHVELIYTGRNHSDNSLVVLLPQDRLLFAVDFIPVETVAYRALPDGYPDEWIDSLKKIEALDFDTLVPGHGKIGTKEHVRQFREYLQALRAAVQEQVRQGASLEDAKQHVQLPKYQQWTRYAEWFPENVEGMYRYLSEQQKGTQ; translated from the coding sequence ATGCGTGCCCAGAAATGGTGCTTCTGGTTGGTGTTGGTCGGATGCCTGCTCGTTCAAAACCAAGAGGGTGTTGCTCAGCGCCCGCAGGCCGACGATGACATCGCCAAGCTGAACGACAGCGTGTACCTGTTCCGGCATAAATTTCATCAGTCCATCTTCATTGTCACGCCAGAGGGGGTCATCGTCACCGATCCCATCAGTTCCGATGCCGCAGCCTGGCTGAACGCGAAGATCAAGACCCTCACCGATCAACCCGTCCGGTATGTGATCTATAGTCATCACCATAACGATCACATCACGGGTGGCCGTGTCTTCGCGGACACCGCGCTCTTCGTCAGTCACGCGGCCGCCAGACCGAAAATTCTTGATGCCGCGGATCCTCAGGTGCCCACCCCCGATGTGACGTTCACCGATCGGATGACCATCGACCTAGGCAGGAAACACGTCGAACTCATCTACACCGGCAGGAATCATTCGGATAATAGTTTAGTCGTCTTGCTGCCGCAGGACCGGCTGCTCTTTGCCGTCGACTTTATCCCGGTGGAGACGGTCGCTTACCGGGCGTTACCGGACGGCTATCCGGACGAATGGATCGACTCGCTCAAGAAAATCGAAGCGTTGGACTTCGACACGTTAGTGCCGGGGCACGGAAAGATCGGGACGAAGGAACACGTCCGTCAGTTTCGCGAGTACCTGCAAGCCCTCAGAGCCGCCGTGCAGGAGCAAGTACGACAGGGGGCGAGCCTGGAGGACGCGAAGCAACACGTGCAGCTGCCAAAATACCAACAGTGGACGCGCTATGCCGAGTGGTTTCCGGAAAATGTCGAAGGGATGTACCGCTATCTTTCCGAGCAGCAGAAGGGCACCCAATAA
- a CDS encoding membrane protein, with product MLELKIPPVVVVFVTGTLMWWMAWLMPAFRFAIPGRVPIATICAAAGFLVAVWGVVQFGRAGTTVNPMKPESSSRLVVSGMYAFTRNPMYLGALIVLLAWAVYVSHVVAFLFLPLYVLYMNRFQIQPEERTLTQLFGQEFTAYASRVRRWI from the coding sequence ATGCTCGAGCTTAAAATTCCTCCCGTCGTCGTGGTGTTCGTGACGGGCACATTGATGTGGTGGATGGCGTGGCTCATGCCCGCATTCAGATTCGCCATTCCGGGGCGGGTGCCGATTGCCACGATCTGCGCGGCAGCGGGGTTTCTGGTTGCCGTGTGGGGCGTGGTGCAGTTCGGGCGGGCAGGGACGACCGTCAACCCGATGAAACCGGAGTCTTCCTCGCGCCTAGTCGTGTCTGGCATGTATGCCTTCACGCGCAATCCGATGTATCTCGGTGCGCTCATTGTCTTGTTGGCTTGGGCCGTGTACGTGTCTCACGTGGTGGCGTTTCTCTTCCTGCCTCTGTATGTCCTCTACATGAACCGGTTTCAGATACAACCCGAGGAGCGGACGCTCACGCAGCTGTTCGGCCAGGAGTTCACGGCCTATGCGTCGCGCGTGCGGCGTTGGATTTGA
- a CDS encoding MFS transporter, with protein sequence MNDEPSERDGRGWRLIRTKDFGLLWWGQVTSQVGEGLNKVALLWFVYELTGSAMQIAVVGLLQTIPPLLFGPIIGVYLDRLPKKAVMIWVDLIRTVMTFLIPALYALGMLSIEGLYVLIFLTAIVSTIFGPALMSAIPLLVKKTELVSGNALIQGTNNIGMLLGPAISGVLIALIGVENVLYVNSATFFLSALCLMPMHTHEVRGDVPMSSGRSSSVLGDLAVGFRFVFGDRSMVFTLVIISALYNLGASAFVFVLPVYAKELLHAGPVQLGWLWSALGAGMLAASSWLAWRRSTDVRSRLQILVSGSTVGGLAVSALSMLESTLMAGVLVTLVGAGAAVLNPVVWSLLQEVTPSHLIGRVLTTFSTGSMASAMIGMMGLGWVAETVGPAASLIGLGLILLLTAQVVIFFTRQSERAAVVVN encoded by the coding sequence ATGAACGACGAACCATCGGAACGGGACGGCAGAGGGTGGCGACTTATCAGGACCAAGGATTTTGGTCTCCTCTGGTGGGGCCAGGTCACCTCGCAGGTGGGTGAGGGACTGAACAAAGTCGCGTTGCTCTGGTTTGTGTACGAGCTGACCGGCTCCGCCATGCAGATCGCCGTGGTCGGCCTGTTACAGACGATTCCCCCGCTCCTCTTCGGTCCGATCATCGGGGTCTACCTCGATCGCCTTCCTAAAAAGGCCGTCATGATCTGGGTGGACCTCATACGCACCGTCATGACCTTCCTGATCCCTGCGCTGTACGCGTTGGGGATGCTGTCGATCGAAGGGCTCTACGTTCTGATCTTTCTCACTGCCATCGTCTCCACGATTTTTGGTCCGGCCCTCATGTCCGCTATCCCTTTGTTGGTCAAGAAGACGGAACTCGTGTCCGGCAACGCACTGATCCAAGGCACCAACAATATCGGGATGCTGTTGGGACCGGCCATTAGCGGGGTCTTGATCGCGCTGATTGGCGTGGAAAATGTTCTGTATGTAAATTCCGCGACGTTTTTCTTATCGGCGCTGTGCTTGATGCCGATGCATACCCATGAAGTACGAGGTGACGTCCCGATGTCATCCGGGCGGTCGTCATCCGTCCTGGGCGATCTCGCTGTGGGATTTCGATTCGTGTTCGGCGACCGCTCGATGGTTTTTACGCTGGTGATTATTTCCGCGCTGTACAATCTGGGAGCGAGCGCGTTTGTCTTCGTCCTCCCGGTGTATGCGAAGGAACTGCTGCATGCCGGGCCCGTTCAGCTTGGCTGGCTGTGGTCCGCCTTGGGCGCCGGGATGCTGGCCGCGTCATCGTGGCTGGCCTGGAGACGAAGTACTGATGTGCGGAGCCGGCTGCAGATTCTCGTCAGTGGATCGACGGTCGGCGGACTGGCCGTGTCCGCTCTGAGCATGCTGGAGTCAACGCTGATGGCCGGAGTGCTCGTGACTCTCGTGGGTGCGGGTGCGGCCGTGCTGAACCCCGTGGTGTGGTCGCTTCTGCAGGAAGTCACCCCGTCGCATTTGATCGGTCGGGTCCTCACAACCTTTAGCACGGGGTCCATGGCGTCGGCGATGATTGGCATGATGGGACTTGGATGGGTGGCAGAGACGGTCGGACCGGCGGCAAGTCTCATCGGTCTGGGACTCATCCTCCTCCTGACGGCTCAAGTGGTGATATTCTTCACTCGCCAATCCGAACGTGCGGCGGTGGTTGTGAATTAG
- a CDS encoding MFS transporter, whose protein sequence is MLQDHHIQSPRTAVPEAEDATAVALRGHERRWLLTSDFRWMWWSQVLSQVADGVSRLALLWFVYAVTGSALQTSVIGLLQTLPPILFGPFIGVWVDRLPKKAILIGSDVARGLLIGGVPCWVSIETFTVETLYVLVFLYGIATAMFVPTLSASVPSLVSRSRFVAANALLQSTTSIGIVVGPALSGLGIAFSGSKEVLCANALVYLGSAVCLVPIRLPHRRTEGLRGRIVVTALRDLLEGFRFTFVSQRTILILTLMASIYTFGTGAFTTLFPVFAKKMLALGPVEVGYLWSWLGVGLLVVSLGLVAITQWRIHQRVRVVTISAMIGGIALCALVWTHDLIAATVIVTIIGMTFGIWTPIAWGLIQEFSPAHMMGRVMAIYATVATMTSMAGMTFFGWLTERYNSESSVVGIGFVLFLLALASAWFNHRVVDLPGTAEVTPYPSGVRRLTA, encoded by the coding sequence TTGCTCCAAGACCACCACATTCAATCCCCACGCACCGCCGTCCCAGAAGCCGAAGACGCGACAGCCGTGGCGTTGCGAGGTCACGAGCGGCGTTGGCTCCTGACTTCCGACTTTCGCTGGATGTGGTGGAGCCAGGTGCTCTCCCAAGTGGCCGACGGGGTAAGCCGGTTGGCTCTTCTCTGGTTCGTGTACGCGGTGACGGGATCGGCGTTGCAAACCAGCGTCATCGGTTTGCTTCAGACGCTCCCACCTATCCTGTTTGGACCGTTCATCGGAGTCTGGGTCGATCGTTTGCCGAAGAAGGCCATCCTGATCGGGAGCGACGTTGCGCGTGGTCTGTTGATCGGCGGAGTTCCTTGCTGGGTCTCAATCGAAACGTTTACGGTCGAGACGCTGTATGTGCTGGTGTTCTTGTACGGGATCGCCACCGCGATGTTCGTGCCGACCTTGTCCGCCTCGGTGCCTTCCTTGGTCAGCCGTAGTCGCTTTGTCGCCGCGAATGCGCTCCTCCAGAGTACGACCAGCATCGGGATCGTCGTCGGCCCCGCTCTGAGCGGTTTGGGCATCGCCTTCTCGGGTTCAAAGGAGGTGTTATGCGCCAACGCGCTGGTTTATCTCGGCTCCGCCGTGTGTCTGGTGCCCATCCGTCTGCCTCACCGCCGAACGGAAGGGCTGCGTGGAAGAATCGTGGTGACGGCCCTGCGCGACCTCCTCGAGGGATTTCGTTTTACATTCGTCTCACAGCGAACCATTCTGATTCTGACGCTGATGGCGTCTATTTACACGTTTGGAACGGGAGCCTTCACGACACTGTTTCCGGTATTTGCAAAGAAGATGCTCGCCTTGGGTCCGGTGGAGGTCGGCTATCTCTGGTCCTGGCTCGGCGTCGGCTTGCTGGTGGTCTCGCTGGGTCTCGTGGCTATCACGCAATGGCGCATACATCAACGTGTCCGAGTGGTGACCATTTCCGCCATGATTGGAGGAATCGCCCTCTGTGCGTTGGTCTGGACCCACGATCTCATCGCGGCCACGGTGATCGTGACGATTATCGGAATGACATTCGGTATCTGGACGCCTATCGCCTGGGGCTTGATCCAGGAATTCTCTCCAGCGCACATGATGGGGCGAGTCATGGCGATCTATGCCACCGTCGCGACCATGACCTCAATGGCCGGCATGACGTTTTTTGGGTGGCTCACAGAACGGTACAACTCGGAGTCGAGCGTGGTCGGTATCGGGTTCGTACTGTTCCTGTTGGCCCTCGCGTCTGCCTGGTTCAATCATCGGGTCGTGGATTTACCGGGAACCGCCGAAGTCACCCCGTACCCTTCCGGTGTGAGGAGGCTCACTGCATGA
- a CDS encoding histidine kinase: MVIQSGVTGDVAMHVPSPLVLPSSAATPATSDTYATWRAPFASERLKVLYYLGLAANAAFILADFLLYREHVFALLPYRATIEIGFVLVLLALHRGMASNRPALPLIAWILIGNLCIAQMTVILDGFTSPYFNGLNLVFLAAAVIVPISWASHLAAHLVTLLYYYGVNLVWQITPPDINAAISNSFFLIWTSVACLFSVSLYERVQRRVFEARAAERRARHELEVSNEKLRDLDRLKSEFFANISHELRTPLTISLGAFRTLSRSELTKQSQQVVQSGLRNTSRLLFLINELLELTKFEGAQPTLKKACIDLRSLVTTVAANFELSERQRVFIENHSDPLPVLVDVKRMTKVVYNLCANAFKFSDPVSGNVWIRFRPQAEHVSFEIQDNGIGIPEDQLARIFDRFYQVEGDTARRYEGSGIGLALAKEIVTLHGGAITVRSTVGEGSTFIVTLPSGDASSVDLTEADGLDVEDLPVPTHADIEELQSDRPAVSDTNRPLILVADDSADMRAYLTRLLSDKYRVAAACNGSEALRKVRALKPALVVADMMMPLMSGDDLLKAVRADADVSTIPFIMLTARAGTEARSESFEAGADDYISKPFYEEELLSRVGNQLRIRQQAQELQSRAAELQQLYTQLESANVELQALSSRKSEFVSIVSHDLRTPLTAVTGFVDNLLDGIGGPLTDKQVSYLHRIKGNIWRLIRMVADLLDLAAIESGNVHFKPEVLAIGPFIDNLVGSLQPVAKGKGLRLDATGTDLEVLVTADPDKLTQVFTNLVHNACKFTPADGGVHVEIQKVHDGFVQVCVSDTGRGISLEELPNIFQKFYSGKTSSHHERGTGLGLAIAKHFVELHAGRIWVDSTLGMGSQFCFTIPTSENSAT; this comes from the coding sequence ATGGTCATTCAGTCTGGGGTGACCGGCGACGTCGCCATGCACGTTCCCAGCCCGCTGGTGCTCCCCTCCTCTGCTGCGACACCTGCTACATCTGACACGTATGCGACATGGCGAGCCCCGTTCGCGTCGGAGCGCCTCAAGGTGTTGTACTACCTGGGCCTTGCCGCAAACGCGGCCTTCATCCTCGCCGATTTTCTCCTGTACCGCGAGCATGTCTTCGCACTTCTTCCGTATCGGGCCACGATTGAAATCGGATTTGTTCTCGTTCTACTCGCCCTCCATCGCGGGATGGCATCCAATCGGCCAGCGCTTCCGCTCATAGCCTGGATACTCATCGGGAACCTGTGCATCGCGCAGATGACGGTGATATTGGATGGATTCACCTCGCCCTATTTTAATGGCTTGAACCTCGTATTCCTGGCGGCTGCAGTCATCGTGCCTATTTCCTGGGCGAGCCATTTGGCTGCCCACCTAGTTACGCTCCTCTATTACTACGGCGTCAATCTGGTGTGGCAAATCACGCCACCCGACATCAATGCCGCAATTTCGAATTCCTTTTTTCTCATTTGGACCAGCGTCGCGTGTCTGTTTTCCGTCTCTCTGTATGAACGCGTACAACGCCGCGTATTTGAAGCCCGGGCGGCAGAGCGCCGGGCGCGGCATGAACTGGAAGTCTCGAATGAGAAGCTGCGAGACCTGGACCGGCTCAAGAGCGAGTTCTTTGCCAACATCAGTCACGAGCTTCGCACGCCGCTCACGATCAGTCTGGGAGCGTTCAGGACGCTTTCGCGGTCGGAGCTCACAAAACAGTCTCAGCAGGTTGTTCAGTCGGGATTACGGAATACCTCGCGACTGCTGTTTCTGATCAATGAATTGCTCGAATTAACCAAATTCGAGGGCGCCCAGCCTACGCTTAAGAAGGCCTGTATTGACCTCAGATCTCTGGTCACGACCGTGGCCGCGAATTTCGAATTGTCGGAGCGCCAGCGGGTGTTTATCGAGAACCATTCGGACCCTCTCCCCGTGCTGGTCGATGTAAAACGAATGACCAAGGTCGTCTACAATCTATGCGCCAATGCATTCAAATTCAGCGATCCTGTGTCAGGGAACGTCTGGATTCGATTTCGCCCACAGGCGGAACACGTGTCTTTCGAGATTCAGGACAACGGCATCGGAATCCCCGAGGATCAGCTTGCTCGTATTTTTGACCGCTTTTATCAGGTTGAAGGGGACACAGCCAGACGTTATGAAGGGAGCGGCATCGGCCTCGCCTTGGCGAAGGAAATCGTGACCCTTCACGGTGGGGCAATCACAGTGCGAAGTACCGTTGGCGAAGGGTCGACCTTCATCGTCACGTTGCCGAGTGGAGACGCCAGTTCGGTAGACTTGACAGAAGCCGATGGGCTGGATGTCGAGGATCTCCCCGTGCCTACCCACGCCGACATAGAGGAATTGCAATCGGATAGGCCGGCGGTGTCCGACACGAATCGCCCTCTAATCTTGGTTGCCGACGACAGCGCCGACATGCGCGCCTACCTGACGCGACTGTTATCCGATAAGTATCGAGTCGCCGCAGCGTGCAACGGGTCAGAAGCATTGAGGAAAGTCAGAGCGCTGAAACCGGCCCTGGTTGTAGCTGACATGATGATGCCCCTCATGAGCGGTGATGATTTATTGAAGGCAGTTCGTGCAGATGCAGATGTGTCCACCATCCCGTTCATCATGCTGACGGCAAGGGCTGGCACTGAGGCTCGCTCAGAGAGCTTTGAAGCAGGAGCTGATGATTACATCAGTAAGCCATTTTATGAGGAGGAATTACTCTCTCGAGTGGGGAATCAACTACGCATCCGCCAACAGGCACAAGAACTTCAATCTCGGGCAGCTGAGCTCCAGCAGCTGTATACGCAGTTGGAATCAGCCAACGTCGAGCTTCAGGCACTCAGCAGCCGGAAATCGGAATTTGTGTCCATTGTTTCTCATGACCTGCGCACTCCCCTTACAGCGGTCACGGGATTCGTCGACAACCTGCTGGATGGCATAGGCGGTCCCCTTACGGATAAGCAGGTCAGCTACCTGCACCGAATCAAAGGCAACATCTGGCGTCTTATTCGAATGGTTGCTGATCTTCTTGACCTTGCGGCCATCGAAAGCGGCAATGTTCACTTCAAACCAGAGGTCCTGGCTATTGGGCCATTCATTGACAACTTGGTAGGGAGTCTTCAGCCCGTGGCGAAGGGAAAAGGGCTCCGTTTGGACGCCACCGGGACAGATCTAGAAGTATTGGTCACTGCTGATCCGGACAAGCTGACGCAGGTCTTCACGAATCTTGTCCATAATGCCTGCAAATTTACTCCGGCGGATGGAGGCGTGCATGTCGAAATCCAGAAGGTTCATGACGGATTCGTCCAAGTCTGCGTGAGCGATACAGGACGAGGAATATCATTGGAAGAACTCCCGAATATCTTCCAGAAATTTTACTCGGGGAAAACCTCGTCACATCATGAACGGGGTACTGGTCTCGGCCTGGCGATCGCGAAGCATTTCGTGGAGTTGCATGCGGGGCGCATTTGGGTTGACAGTACGCTAGGGATGGGTAGCCAATTTTGCTTTACGATTCCGACAAGCGAGAACTCCGCGACCTGA